In one window of Massilibacterium senegalense DNA:
- a CDS encoding bifunctional adenosylcobinamide kinase/adenosylcobinamide-phosphate guanylyltransferase — MIIVIGGVRSGKSSFAEHLAIERRIQRLVYIATSVPYDVEMKERMQRHKEIRLLSGQPWVTYEQAVNLQLLIPKLREDDVVLLDCVPTWLSNELFMDEKSYQQPLFQQQVYERMTQTLQQINEAVHMLIVVSNDVFSNAEQFIDGTLPYMKTLGLLHQWSVQEAEAAYDIQFGQVNQKKEVNE, encoded by the coding sequence ATGATTATCGTCATTGGTGGAGTGAGAAGTGGAAAGAGTAGTTTTGCAGAACATCTTGCCATAGAGCGACGTATTCAACGCTTAGTGTATATTGCGACTAGTGTGCCGTACGATGTGGAAATGAAAGAGCGAATGCAGCGTCATAAGGAAATACGTCTGTTAAGCGGACAACCATGGGTAACATATGAGCAAGCGGTAAATCTACAGTTACTGATTCCAAAACTACGAGAAGATGATGTTGTATTGTTAGATTGTGTACCGACTTGGTTATCAAATGAATTGTTTATGGACGAGAAGTCGTATCAACAACCGTTATTTCAACAACAAGTGTACGAACGAATGACACAAACATTACAACAAATAAATGAGGCTGTCCATATGCTAATTGTTGTGAGTAACGATGTTTTTTCAAATGCAGAACAATTTATCGACGGTACGTTACCATATATGAAAACATTAGGTCTTTTGCATCAATGGTCTGTCCAAGAGGCCGAAGCAGCGTACGACATCCAATTTGGACAAGTCAATCAAAAAAAGGAAGTGAACGAATGA
- a CDS encoding FecCD family ABC transporter permease, with protein MRFIQKFSQNNWKWMSVLSVFIFIAALLLGVSIGTVSIPLSSLLQIVYYQLFSKAAMPDEYMMYANIIFNVRLPRVMLAMIVGASLALAGAAFQGLLKNPLADPYTLGISSGASVGAVVVLFFQIEILMLGKFTLPVAGIIGGFLTLLLVIGFSQLIDRNFSVETVILTGIIVSSFLGSLLSLMIALTGEELRQIINWLLGSVAMRGYEYIWLAIPFLIIGTLLIFFNSDELNVLSFGEETAKQLGVEVKKRKYMLLIGASLLTGSSVAVSGTIGFVGLVIPHMTRMLVGPNHRRLLPLSFLNGASFLVLADLVSRTIIAPQELPIGVITALIGAPVFAIIFYQQRKRK; from the coding sequence ATGCGGTTTATCCAGAAATTTTCGCAAAATAATTGGAAATGGATGAGTGTTCTTTCCGTTTTTATTTTTATAGCCGCTTTATTATTAGGGGTATCGATTGGAACTGTATCGATTCCCCTTTCTTCTCTTTTACAAATAGTTTACTATCAACTTTTTTCTAAAGCGGCCATGCCAGATGAGTATATGATGTATGCTAATATTATTTTTAATGTGCGTTTACCTCGTGTTATGTTAGCGATGATTGTCGGGGCTAGCCTGGCTTTAGCAGGGGCAGCGTTTCAAGGATTATTAAAAAATCCCTTAGCAGATCCTTATACACTCGGTATTTCTTCTGGGGCAAGTGTTGGAGCTGTAGTAGTATTATTTTTCCAAATAGAAATCCTTATGTTAGGAAAATTCACACTTCCTGTTGCAGGCATTATCGGGGGATTTCTGACACTTCTCCTTGTTATCGGTTTTTCGCAATTAATTGACCGAAATTTTTCTGTTGAAACGGTTATTTTAACCGGGATTATTGTTAGCTCTTTTCTAGGGTCTTTATTATCGTTAATGATTGCTCTAACAGGAGAAGAATTACGACAAATTATTAATTGGTTATTAGGAAGTGTTGCAATGCGAGGCTATGAGTATATATGGCTTGCTATCCCATTTCTTATAATCGGAACATTGCTCATCTTTTTTAATAGTGATGAATTAAATGTATTATCTTTTGGAGAAGAAACAGCAAAGCAGCTAGGAGTAGAGGTGAAAAAGCGAAAATATATGCTTTTAATTGGTGCTTCTTTGTTAACCGGCTCTAGTGTTGCAGTATCAGGTACGATTGGTTTTGTTGGTTTAGTAATTCCACATATGACGCGTATGCTGGTTGGACCGAATCACCGCCGACTATTACCTTTATCATTTTTAAATGGTGCTAGCTTTTTAGTATTAGCAGATTTAGTTTCTAGAACGATTATTGCCCCGCAAGAGTTACCAATTGGTGTGATTACGGCACTTATTGGTGCACCTGTATTTGCCATTATTTTTTATCAACAACGAAAAAGAAAGTAG
- a CDS encoding bifunctional adenosylcobinamide kinase/adenosylcobinamide-phosphate guanylyltransferase, producing MHFISGGAFNGKKKAVKNRLLGEYEWYSAYKQDSFPTSNDVQANCVVIEGLERYFYEWSKKQTSIDDIRYRFSELATEWRHWEAQENNRQVYWIGTDITKGIVPLQALDRKTRDVTGYCYQDLVKLCTDVTVVWFGLLKTMKEGK from the coding sequence GTGCATTTCATATCAGGAGGTGCCTTTAACGGCAAGAAAAAGGCAGTAAAAAATAGATTACTAGGAGAATATGAATGGTATAGTGCGTACAAACAAGATTCTTTTCCAACTAGTAACGACGTACAAGCGAACTGTGTTGTCATTGAAGGGTTAGAACGATATTTTTATGAATGGAGCAAAAAACAGACATCCATTGATGACATTCGTTACCGTTTTTCCGAACTTGCAACAGAATGGAGACATTGGGAAGCACAAGAAAACAACCGACAAGTGTACTGGATCGGGACAGATATTACAAAAGGAATCGTTCCGTTACAAGCGCTTGATAGAAAAACGAGAGACGTAACAGGCTATTGTTATCAAGATTTAGTAAAACTGTGTACGGACGTGACAGTCGTTTGGTTTGGCCTATTAAAAACAATGAAAGAAGGGAAATAA
- the cobD gene encoding threonine-phosphate decarboxylase CobD, which yields MHLPAHGANPNQLYERLAVKQPETWIDFSENTNPYGIPSFLTEEWEKYQTLIGGYPEPHSETLVEALAKQHQVKKEHVLVGNGATECIYLLAHSFSRKKVLIVEPTFTEYKKALEQYDCQVDAFVLREEEGFQCAFDKLAKSAEEYDVVFICNPNNPTGVLYEFHSFLEFIQKMNEQKKYIVIDEAFIDFVQNGTSMISFCHFFNYLIILRSLTKIFHLAGVRIGYLVSTNLQTIAHIKQWQQPWSVNALAQQLALRCLDQSSFIHHIQDCIAQERLKMTSFLTEYHYPFIPSETNFLLIKSPPGQSTESLFYFLLKEGIVPRHTYNFQTLQGEYLRIAIKRPEENEQLKSALRSFIS from the coding sequence TTGCATTTACCAGCACATGGTGCTAATCCAAATCAACTTTATGAACGACTAGCAGTGAAACAACCTGAAACGTGGATTGATTTTAGTGAAAATACCAATCCATACGGAATCCCATCTTTTTTAACGGAAGAATGGGAAAAGTATCAAACGTTAATCGGCGGCTATCCAGAACCACATAGTGAAACATTAGTGGAAGCTCTCGCAAAACAACATCAAGTAAAAAAAGAACATGTGTTAGTCGGCAATGGGGCAACCGAATGTATTTATCTACTTGCTCATTCTTTTTCACGGAAAAAAGTATTAATAGTAGAACCGACATTTACGGAATATAAAAAAGCATTAGAACAATATGATTGTCAAGTTGACGCGTTTGTGTTGCGAGAAGAAGAGGGATTTCAATGTGCATTTGACAAATTGGCAAAAAGTGCGGAGGAATACGACGTCGTATTTATATGTAATCCTAATAATCCAACTGGTGTTTTGTATGAGTTTCATTCTTTCCTTGAATTTATTCAGAAAATGAATGAACAAAAAAAATATATCGTGATTGACGAAGCATTTATTGACTTTGTACAAAATGGAACATCGATGATCTCATTTTGCCATTTTTTTAATTATTTGATTATCCTTCGTTCGTTAACAAAAATATTTCATTTAGCTGGTGTGCGAATTGGCTATTTGGTTAGTACGAATTTACAAACGATTGCACATATTAAACAATGGCAACAACCATGGAGTGTGAATGCACTCGCACAACAGTTAGCACTTCGTTGTTTAGATCAATCGTCCTTTATTCATCATATACAAGATTGTATTGCCCAAGAACGGCTGAAAATGACTTCGTTTTTAACAGAATATCATTATCCTTTTATTCCATCTGAGACGAATTTTTTACTTATAAAATCACCGCCTGGTCAATCAACAGAATCACTTTTTTATTTTTTATTAAAAGAAGGCATCGTTCCACGACATACGTATAATTTTCAAACGTTGCAAGGTGAGTATCTTCGGATAGCAATCAAACGTCCGGAAGAAAACGAACAGTTAAAAAGCGCGTTAAGGAGTTTTATCTCATGA
- a CDS encoding ABC transporter substrate-binding protein: MKRFWQFMLVFVLSFGLLIGCSADNTADKKKETKTESEAYPVTIKDATGKEVKIEKEPEKIVSLIPSNTEIAFALGLGDKMVGVTDYDTYPKEVKNIEKIGGLDVNVEKVIALKPDLVLAHASAMSTAEDGLNQMRESGITVLVVNEASSFDKVYDSIELIGKATGKQKEAKDLVKSMTTKLKAIEEKTKQVESPKKVYVEVSPSPSIYTAGKNTFIDEFLTTIHAENVAKELEGWPQISEEKVIEWNPDTIITLYHGDMVEKVEYKIENREAWSDITAVKEKQVVEVDSDLTSRPGPRLVEGVEEFANAVYPEIFAK; this comes from the coding sequence ATGAAAAGATTCTGGCAATTTATGCTTGTTTTTGTCCTTTCTTTCGGTTTGTTGATTGGCTGTAGTGCAGATAATACAGCTGATAAAAAGAAAGAAACAAAAACAGAAAGCGAAGCATATCCAGTAACCATTAAAGATGCAACAGGAAAAGAAGTAAAGATTGAGAAGGAACCAGAAAAAATTGTTTCCTTAATTCCAAGTAATACGGAAATTGCGTTTGCTTTAGGTTTAGGAGATAAAATGGTCGGTGTGACCGATTATGATACATATCCAAAAGAAGTAAAAAACATTGAAAAAATCGGTGGTCTAGATGTCAATGTAGAAAAAGTCATCGCATTAAAACCTGATTTAGTTTTAGCGCATGCTAGTGCAATGAGTACTGCAGAAGATGGGTTAAATCAAATGAGAGAATCAGGAATCACAGTCTTGGTAGTGAACGAAGCAAGTTCTTTTGACAAAGTATATGATTCTATAGAATTGATTGGGAAGGCTACTGGTAAACAAAAAGAGGCAAAAGACCTTGTAAAATCGATGACAACAAAACTAAAAGCGATTGAGGAGAAAACCAAACAAGTGGAAAGTCCGAAAAAAGTATATGTAGAAGTTTCTCCTAGTCCATCTATTTACACAGCTGGAAAAAATACGTTTATCGATGAATTTTTAACGACTATTCATGCAGAAAATGTAGCGAAGGAATTAGAAGGATGGCCACAAATTTCAGAAGAAAAAGTGATTGAATGGAATCCTGATACGATTATTACGTTATATCATGGAGATATGGTAGAAAAAGTAGAGTATAAAATCGAGAATCGAGAAGCATGGTCAGACATTACAGCAGTCAAAGAAAAGCAAGTGGTTGAGGTGGATTCTGACTTAACGTCTCGTCCTGGTCCTCGTTTAGTTGAAGGAGTAGAAGAATTTGCTAATGCGGTTTATCCAGAAATTTTCGCAAAATAA
- a CDS encoding cob(I)yrinic acid a,c-diamide adenosyltransferase, with the protein MKLYTRTGDKGTTAVIGARVEKDDLRVEAYGTVDECNAFVGQAMAELKDHEALFNDILEELETVQHELFDCGGDLANFSEKRPFKLKQENIEQLEEKIDAHLQQAKPLERFILPGGSKPGSTLHICRTIARRAERRIVSLQKEQKIHPLTLSYMNRVSDYFFIVSRIVNARLHVNDVEYVRSAKVFNRGRRIESNEE; encoded by the coding sequence ATGAAGTTATATACTCGCACAGGAGATAAAGGAACAACAGCAGTAATTGGAGCGAGGGTGGAAAAAGATGATCTACGAGTAGAAGCATATGGAACAGTGGATGAGTGTAATGCTTTCGTTGGACAAGCTATGGCAGAATTAAAAGATCACGAAGCACTTTTTAACGATATTTTAGAAGAACTTGAAACTGTCCAGCACGAGCTATTTGATTGTGGTGGCGATTTAGCCAATTTTTCCGAAAAACGACCATTTAAGTTAAAACAAGAAAATATTGAACAACTAGAAGAAAAAATTGATGCACATTTACAACAGGCAAAGCCACTAGAGCGGTTTATTTTGCCGGGTGGTTCTAAGCCGGGAAGTACGTTGCATATTTGTCGGACGATTGCAAGAAGAGCAGAACGAAGAATTGTATCATTACAAAAAGAACAAAAAATTCATCCATTAACATTATCTTATATGAATAGAGTATCCGATTATTTTTTTATCGTATCACGTATTGTCAATGCGCGATTGCATGTGAATGACGTAGAGTATGTCCGAAGTGCCAAAGTGTTTAACCGCGGTAGAAGAATCGAATCAAATGAAGAATAA
- a CDS encoding cobyric acid synthase, protein MKGIMFQGTSSDVGKSVLTTAVCRILRNRGYRVVPFKSQNMSNNSYVTEDGKEIGRAQGVQAEACGIPANVYMNPILLKPKSDRTSEVVRFGVAEKSVSGSSYRKEYYETGIRTIQQALTELEKRADVVVIEGAGSPAEVNLNDREIVNMRVAQLADVPVILIADIERGGIFASIIGTLMLLEPEDRKRVKGIIINKFRGDIQLFESGITFIEEKTNIPVLGVIPYLDIQIDSEDSLAMRKWINAKREFSEHNVHIGILRPTYISNLTDIEPFFLESDVTIHFLTNPDELAMMDAVIIPGTKSTIQDLAALKQRNYEEALHSFVQNGGFVCGICGGYQMLGETLMDVEGTDTGIKGETISGFGLLPLETRFYSKKTTVRFQGKVDWDQTTSCGIEGYEIHLGQSTSTRLMTPFAQNDKQSEGMMSENKQVIGTYIHHVFFNDEFRHLWLNHIRSQRGLPLKEKIDRTGEKEKIYDQLGVAIEQHLDIERLIAIMENWKKDQQ, encoded by the coding sequence ATGAAAGGGATTATGTTTCAAGGAACTAGTTCCGATGTTGGAAAAAGTGTATTAACGACAGCAGTTTGCCGAATTTTAAGAAATCGTGGCTATCGAGTAGTTCCCTTTAAATCGCAAAATATGAGCAATAATTCATATGTTACAGAAGATGGAAAGGAAATTGGCCGTGCGCAAGGAGTTCAAGCAGAAGCATGCGGTATACCAGCCAATGTATATATGAACCCAATTTTATTAAAACCAAAAAGTGACCGTACTTCAGAAGTTGTCCGTTTTGGTGTAGCAGAAAAAAGTGTGTCAGGATCGTCTTATCGGAAAGAATATTATGAAACTGGTATTCGCACGATTCAACAAGCATTAACCGAACTAGAGAAACGAGCAGATGTTGTTGTTATTGAAGGGGCGGGAAGTCCAGCAGAGGTAAACTTAAATGATCGAGAAATTGTAAATATGAGAGTAGCGCAATTAGCCGATGTACCAGTTATTTTAATTGCAGATATTGAACGAGGGGGCATTTTTGCTAGTATTATCGGGACATTAATGTTACTAGAACCCGAGGATAGGAAACGGGTAAAAGGAATCATTATCAATAAATTTCGTGGTGACATTCAATTGTTTGAATCTGGTATTACGTTTATCGAAGAAAAAACAAATATACCAGTTTTAGGTGTCATTCCTTATTTAGATATTCAAATTGATAGCGAAGATTCTCTGGCGATGCGAAAGTGGATAAATGCAAAACGAGAATTTTCAGAACATAACGTCCATATCGGAATTCTTCGTCCAACGTACATTTCTAATTTAACTGATATCGAACCATTTTTTCTTGAATCGGATGTCACCATTCATTTTCTGACAAATCCAGATGAACTAGCAATGATGGACGCTGTGATTATTCCGGGGACAAAAAGTACGATTCAAGATTTAGCAGCTTTAAAGCAAAGAAACTATGAAGAAGCGCTACATTCTTTTGTACAAAACGGTGGCTTTGTTTGTGGTATATGTGGTGGGTACCAAATGTTAGGGGAAACATTAATGGATGTAGAAGGAACGGATACAGGTATCAAGGGCGAAACAATAAGTGGTTTTGGATTGTTGCCATTAGAAACAAGATTTTATAGCAAAAAAACAACGGTTCGTTTTCAAGGGAAGGTGGATTGGGACCAAACGACATCTTGTGGAATCGAAGGATACGAAATTCACTTAGGACAATCTACATCAACTCGTCTAATGACACCATTTGCTCAAAATGATAAACAATCTGAAGGGATGATGAGTGAAAATAAACAAGTGATTGGGACATATATTCACCATGTATTTTTTAATGATGAATTTCGCCATCTTTGGTTAAATCATATTCGTTCCCAAAGAGGGTTACCTTTAAAAGAAAAAATAGATCGTACAGGAGAAAAAGAAAAGATATATGACCAATTAGGAGTAGCTATAGAACAACATTTAGATATAGAGCGACTCATTGCTATAATGGAAAACTGGAAGAAGGATCAACAATGA
- the cobS gene encoding adenosylcobinamide-GDP ribazoletransferase, translated as MKRSSIVDGCILAFQFFSTIPIKVSVPWDDKRAKWSVRFYPFVGLIFGLATYGIFLAIDHFTLISPLATSIILLLLPIFLTGGLHIDGFLDCSDAFFSYRDQKRRLEIMKDSRVGAFGVLALLIFLLTKWLFIFETIQSAHFFSLSLLFVFIPIFSRTWIGFLFVYGKPAASSGIAFEMKKYLTKKDSYYFLAVLLVVVCFFSYWNGFLALIFVGMLTLYFISTYFFYHRNFGGITGDMLGAYIEGQEWFMWGILWVLHYFVMA; from the coding sequence ATGAAAAGAAGTAGTATCGTGGACGGATGTATATTAGCCTTTCAATTTTTTTCGACCATCCCTATTAAAGTTTCCGTGCCTTGGGATGATAAACGGGCAAAATGGAGTGTACGTTTTTATCCATTCGTTGGATTAATCTTTGGATTAGCGACATACGGTATTTTTTTAGCGATAGACCACTTTACGCTAATTTCTCCTCTTGCAACTAGTATTATTCTATTATTGCTACCGATTTTTTTAACGGGTGGGCTTCATATCGATGGCTTTTTAGATTGTAGCGATGCCTTTTTTTCCTATCGCGATCAAAAAAGGCGATTGGAAATTATGAAAGATTCTCGAGTAGGAGCTTTTGGGGTATTAGCGTTACTTATTTTTTTACTAACAAAATGGTTATTTATCTTTGAAACAATTCAATCAGCCCACTTTTTTTCTCTCTCTCTTTTGTTCGTATTTATCCCGATATTTTCTCGGACGTGGATTGGCTTTTTATTTGTTTACGGTAAGCCAGCAGCCTCTTCAGGGATAGCATTTGAAATGAAAAAATATTTAACAAAAAAAGATAGCTATTATTTTTTAGCGGTCTTATTGGTAGTTGTTTGTTTTTTTAGTTATTGGAATGGCTTTCTTGCCCTTATTTTTGTCGGCATGCTCACATTGTATTTTATTAGTACATATTTTTTTTATCATCGAAATTTTGGTGGGATTACAGGGGATATGCTCGGAGCATATATTGAAGGACAGGAGTGGTTTATGTGGGGAATACTGTGGGTCTTACATTACTTCGTCATGGCTTAA
- a CDS encoding adenosylcobinamide amidohydrolase encodes MIEIEHVTISYDGFPAVQDVSFSVQKGEMFGILGPNGSGKTTLLKGISGTIPLNKGDIFLEEKSITMFLARQLAQKVAVLPQQSDISFQYTVEETVKLGRYPYKKGWFHPYTKEDEQMVQQAMEWTGVDTFKHRFFQTLSGGERQRVLLARALAQEPEVLLLDEPTNHLDIFYQMELFTLLRKWVEEKGLTVIAIFHDLNMASLFCDRLLLMDNGKMVSLDDVNYVLTEQALKEVYKVTLKRNEHPLCPKPTIMFVPENKKYAVPSFRENFSVTKTTEYIYIHSKKPLRTLSSAMIGDGFSWRTAFVNRHVHKNYHELDPIGEYIKYLQALHIKQSDAVAMMTAAYLEDAVFLFHQEDDFNLYCVVTAGISNAVDVSKSYDRKDVHPRPGTINIWLFIEGSLSDAAFVQAMMTATEAKTKALFDLHVLDPETNTIATGTSTDSVLIAATQTSIDLPYAGTITLLGRSIGKVVYEATKIAIERNLVRWNHGSSTI; translated from the coding sequence ATGATTGAAATCGAACATGTTACTATTTCATATGATGGTTTTCCTGCCGTTCAAGATGTTTCTTTTTCTGTTCAAAAAGGAGAAATGTTTGGAATTTTAGGTCCAAATGGTAGTGGGAAAACAACGTTGTTAAAGGGAATCAGTGGAACTATTCCGCTAAATAAAGGTGATATTTTTCTCGAAGAGAAATCGATTACAATGTTTCTAGCGAGACAATTAGCGCAAAAAGTGGCAGTATTACCTCAGCAGTCGGATATTTCTTTTCAATATACAGTGGAAGAAACGGTAAAACTCGGGCGTTATCCGTATAAAAAAGGATGGTTTCATCCTTATACAAAAGAGGATGAACAAATGGTGCAACAAGCTATGGAATGGACGGGTGTAGACACGTTTAAGCATCGCTTTTTTCAAACTTTAAGTGGTGGAGAACGACAACGGGTACTGTTAGCAAGGGCATTAGCGCAAGAACCTGAAGTGTTGTTGTTAGATGAACCGACGAATCATTTAGATATTTTTTATCAAATGGAACTTTTTACATTATTACGAAAATGGGTAGAAGAAAAGGGATTAACGGTCATTGCCATTTTTCATGATTTAAACATGGCTAGTTTATTTTGTGATCGATTATTGTTGATGGATAATGGAAAAATGGTATCATTAGATGACGTAAATTATGTCCTGACTGAACAAGCATTAAAAGAAGTGTACAAAGTAACGTTAAAACGGAATGAACATCCATTATGCCCAAAGCCAACGATTATGTTTGTACCGGAAAATAAAAAATATGCTGTGCCTTCTTTTCGTGAAAATTTTTCAGTAACGAAAACAACAGAATATATTTATATTCATTCAAAAAAACCGCTTCGAACGTTATCGAGTGCGATGATTGGAGATGGCTTTAGTTGGCGAACAGCATTTGTTAATCGTCATGTTCATAAAAACTATCACGAACTAGATCCGATTGGAGAATATATAAAGTATTTACAAGCATTACACATTAAACAAAGCGATGCAGTGGCCATGATGACCGCTGCTTATTTAGAAGATGCTGTTTTTTTGTTTCATCAAGAAGATGATTTTAACCTTTATTGTGTTGTGACTGCAGGGATTAGCAATGCGGTAGATGTTTCTAAAAGTTATGACAGAAAAGATGTTCATCCACGCCCGGGTACTATTAATATATGGCTTTTTATCGAAGGTTCATTATCAGATGCTGCTTTTGTGCAAGCGATGATGACTGCAACAGAAGCAAAAACAAAAGCGTTGTTTGATTTACATGTGTTAGATCCAGAAACGAACACGATTGCAACGGGTACATCAACCGATAGCGTCCTTATTGCTGCTACGCAAACTAGTATCGACCTTCCTTATGCAGGAACCATTACTTTATTAGGACGATCGATAGGAAAAGTAGTATATGAAGCAACAAAAATAGCAATAGAAAGGAATTTAGTCAGATGGAATCATGGCTCTTCTACCATATAA
- a CDS encoding histidine phosphatase family protein: protein MGNTVGLTLLRHGLTQENMDKRYIGWYDAVLSEEGKQQLRHYTGYPDGDYFIISDLKRAIETMEIIFPNQPYEMSMRIRELSFGDFEGKTYEQLKDKALYRQWIDQMDVMKAPNGESLADLKQRVNHQLWDTLQFAKEKGISNVVFVTHGGVIRHILSQYANDTIPFWEWKIPHGSATQTNWTENSKGEWQCISYQEVPLTARKRQ from the coding sequence GTGGGGAATACTGTGGGTCTTACATTACTTCGTCATGGCTTAACGCAAGAAAATATGGATAAACGGTACATCGGATGGTACGATGCGGTGTTGTCAGAAGAGGGAAAACAACAATTGCGCCATTACACAGGTTATCCAGACGGAGATTATTTCATCATTAGTGATTTAAAAAGAGCGATAGAAACGATGGAAATTATTTTTCCGAATCAACCATATGAAATGAGTATGCGTATTCGTGAGCTATCTTTTGGTGATTTTGAAGGGAAGACATATGAACAGTTAAAAGACAAAGCGTTGTATCGTCAATGGATTGATCAAATGGATGTAATGAAGGCGCCAAATGGGGAGTCTTTGGCGGATTTAAAGCAACGAGTAAACCATCAATTATGGGACACATTACAATTTGCAAAAGAAAAAGGCATATCAAATGTTGTATTTGTCACCCATGGTGGAGTGATTCGTCATATTTTATCACAATATGCCAATGATACGATTCCATTTTGGGAGTGGAAGATTCCTCATGGTTCTGCCACACAAACAAACTGGACAGAAAATAGCAAGGGGGAATGGCAGTGCATTTCATATCAGGAGGTGCCTTTAACGGCAAGAAAAAGGCAGTAA
- the cbiB gene encoding adenosylcobinamide-phosphate synthase CbiB — protein sequence MESWLFYHIIAIWLALCIDWLIGDPEHFPHPVRWFGKLITFFDRKLNKGKHRKRNGFVAAMSMQLIVVIATVSIVLLAYTVDVTIGILLEAMLIATSISPRNLKEAALRVYEPLQQNDIKEARHKLSWIVGRDTDQLSTPEIVRGTIETVSENTSDGVTAPLFYAWIGGAPLAVLYRFVNTCDSMLGYRNEKYELFGFAAAKIDDVWNLIPARITGFISLFVYPSRFFRKRTLVKKWRSFATCHPSPNSGYLEAATALLLGIELGGKNTYKGVSSFRSIMGEKKVEKKPAHILDSITIMYRTTFVFACLLTLLGGVFFAFTSTWC from the coding sequence ATGGAATCATGGCTCTTCTACCATATAATTGCTATTTGGTTGGCGCTTTGTATAGATTGGTTGATTGGCGACCCGGAACATTTTCCGCATCCTGTTCGTTGGTTTGGGAAATTAATCACCTTTTTTGACCGAAAATTAAATAAAGGGAAACATCGAAAAAGGAATGGATTTGTTGCGGCCATGAGTATGCAACTAATCGTTGTCATTGCAACTGTTAGTATTGTTTTGCTTGCTTACACCGTCGATGTCACAATTGGTATTTTATTAGAAGCTATGTTGATTGCAACTTCTATTTCGCCGCGTAATTTAAAAGAAGCTGCTTTACGAGTGTATGAACCATTACAACAGAATGATATAAAAGAAGCACGTCACAAACTAAGTTGGATTGTAGGACGAGACACCGACCAATTATCCACACCAGAAATTGTTCGGGGTACGATTGAAACCGTATCAGAAAATACGAGTGACGGGGTCACTGCTCCATTATTTTATGCATGGATTGGTGGAGCTCCACTAGCCGTTTTATATCGTTTCGTCAATACGTGCGATTCGATGTTAGGATATCGAAATGAAAAATACGAACTTTTTGGTTTTGCTGCAGCAAAAATAGATGATGTATGGAATTTAATTCCCGCGCGAATTACTGGTTTTATATCTTTATTTGTTTACCCATCTCGCTTTTTTAGGAAACGTACGTTAGTGAAAAAGTGGAGGTCATTTGCTACGTGTCACCCATCGCCTAATAGTGGTTATTTAGAAGCAGCAACTGCGTTATTATTAGGGATTGAATTAGGTGGGAAAAATACATATAAAGGGGTTTCTAGTTTTCGATCCATCATGGGAGAAAAAAAGGTAGAAAAAAAGCCAGCCCATATTTTGGATAGTATTACTATTATGTATCGAACAACTTTTGTATTTGCTTGTCTATTAACCTTACTAGGAGGTGTCTTCTTTGCATTTACCAGCACATGGTGCTAA